In a genomic window of Acidimicrobiia bacterium:
- a CDS encoding M20/M25/M40 family metallo-hydrolase, which produces MTNEVTDLLQHLIRNACVNDGHETSGHEFRSADVLESYLEGSGVELERYEPAPGRTSLVGRIEGSDPNAPTLLLMGHTDVVPANAQGWRHDPFGGELIDGEVWGRGAVDMLNLTASMAVATKHLARGRFRPRGTLIYLAVADEEALGTLGAEHLVAHEADAVRADYVITESGGIPIPSPTGLKFPVIVGEKGSFWVTLRITGTPGHGSQPYKTDNALVTTASVVQRIAEYQPRTEIHDIWRRFLEGMDYPEEIVGPLLDPTRFVEACDSLPVGMARQFHACTHTTFAPTIAQGGTKINVIPDRVELQIDIRTLPGQGNSEVRAMLDEALGDLAPKVELITFADDPSTASPIETPLWDALSRVTEQFYTGSKIVPFMTVGATDARFFRRLGTTSYGFGLFSEHLSFEDYGAMFHGDNERIDVESLRLSTAMWEALAQDMLT; this is translated from the coding sequence ATGAAGTCACCGATCTCCTCCAACATCTCATCCGAAACGCGTGCGTGAACGACGGCCACGAAACATCCGGTCATGAATTTCGCAGCGCCGATGTACTCGAGTCATACCTCGAAGGAAGCGGCGTCGAGCTTGAGCGTTACGAGCCCGCACCGGGACGCACGAGCCTCGTCGGTCGGATCGAAGGCAGCGATCCGAACGCCCCCACTCTTCTTCTCATGGGACACACCGACGTCGTCCCGGCGAACGCCCAGGGGTGGCGGCACGACCCCTTTGGCGGGGAACTTATCGACGGCGAGGTATGGGGACGCGGGGCCGTCGACATGCTCAACCTCACCGCGTCGATGGCCGTAGCCACCAAGCACTTGGCGCGGGGTCGTTTTCGACCCAGGGGCACCCTGATCTACCTCGCCGTGGCCGACGAGGAGGCCCTTGGCACGCTCGGGGCCGAGCACCTCGTGGCCCATGAAGCTGATGCGGTGCGGGCTGACTACGTCATCACCGAGTCCGGCGGCATCCCCATCCCGAGCCCCACGGGGCTAAAATTTCCCGTCATCGTTGGCGAGAAGGGCAGTTTCTGGGTGACCCTGCGAATCACGGGCACGCCCGGCCACGGATCCCAGCCCTACAAGACAGACAACGCGCTGGTGACCACGGCGTCGGTGGTGCAGCGGATAGCCGAGTACCAACCCCGTACGGAGATTCACGATATTTGGCGCCGGTTCCTGGAGGGAATGGATTACCCGGAGGAAATCGTGGGTCCGCTGCTAGACCCCACACGTTTCGTCGAGGCCTGCGACAGCCTCCCGGTGGGCATGGCCCGCCAGTTCCACGCCTGCACGCACACTACCTTCGCCCCCACCATCGCCCAAGGCGGAACCAAGATCAACGTCATCCCCGACCGCGTCGAATTACAGATCGACATTCGTACCCTTCCGGGCCAGGGCAACTCCGAAGTGCGCGCCATGCTCGACGAGGCCCTCGGCGATCTAGCGCCCAAGGTTGAACTCATCACCTTCGCCGATGATCCCTCCACCGCCTCGCCCATCGAGACACCACTATGGGACGCGCTCAGCCGTGTAACCGAGCAGTTCTACACCGGTTCAAAGATTGTCCCGTTTATGACCGTCGGGGCCACTGACGCCCGATTCTTTCGTCGCCTCGGCACAACGTCGTACGGCTTCGGGTTGTTTTCAGAACACCTCTCGTTTGAGGACTACGGCGCGATGTTCCACGGCGACAACGAACGAATCGACGTTGAGTCGCTCCGGCTCAGTACCGCAATGTGGGAAGCCCTGGCGCAGGACATGCTGACATGA
- a CDS encoding HAD family hydrolase yields the protein MRFKAVFFDFGGVVLSSPFEAFNRYETSRGLPIDFIRTVNATNPNTNAWARFERNEVPFDQFCDEFEAECRAAGHPVVAREVLPLLAGEIRPAMMQAIRCCRPRLITACLTNNWARFDDGPADQTSSGSAKALALFHHVVESSKVGVRKPDPRFYELACETCAVEPSEVVFLDDLGVNLKPAAALGMTTIKVIDPSEALRQLEDLVGFPLA from the coding sequence ATGAGGTTCAAGGCGGTGTTCTTCGACTTCGGCGGTGTCGTGCTGTCCAGCCCCTTCGAGGCGTTCAACCGCTACGAAACCTCCCGCGGCCTCCCGATCGACTTCATCCGCACCGTGAACGCCACCAACCCGAACACCAACGCGTGGGCTCGCTTCGAACGAAACGAAGTTCCTTTTGACCAGTTTTGTGATGAGTTCGAAGCGGAATGCCGCGCGGCGGGGCACCCGGTGGTGGCGCGTGAGGTCCTGCCCCTTCTCGCTGGCGAAATCCGGCCCGCCATGATGCAGGCCATTCGTTGCTGCCGCCCGCGACTCATCACCGCCTGCCTTACGAACAACTGGGCCAGGTTCGATGACGGCCCCGCCGATCAGACATCCAGTGGCTCCGCGAAGGCATTGGCCTTGTTTCACCATGTCGTCGAGTCCAGCAAGGTGGGCGTGCGCAAACCGGACCCCCGCTTTTACGAGTTGGCCTGCGAGACGTGTGCCGTGGAGCCCAGCGAGGTGGTGTTCCTTGACGACCTCGGGGTGAACCTGAAACCGGCCGCCGCCCTGGGCATGACCACCATCAAAGTGATCGACCCAAGTGAGGCGCTGCGCCAACTCGAGGATCTGGTGGGCTTCCCCCTGGCCTGA